The genomic DNA CTCGGCGATCCTAATCTGGTGGCGTGCATCGAACGCATGTTGCAAGACAATGCGCTCGACCCCGAGCAGTTGGAACTTGAAATCACGGAAAGCCTGTTCGTCGATCATCGCCCCGAAACCCTATCCGTTTTGAAAAAGCTCAAGGCCCTGGGCGTGACCTTGGCGATCGACGATTTCGGCACCGGATATTCGTCGCTGAGCTACCTCAAACGCTTCCCCATCGACACTTTGAAAATCGACCAGTCGTTCATCCGTGATGTCACCGAAAATACCGATAGTGCCGCGATCGTCGATGCAGTGGTCGCCATGGCCCACCGCCTCAACCTCAGCGTGGTTGGCGAAGGCGTCGAAACGCAAGAACAACTGACCTTTCTCAACATCGCCGGATGCGATATCGTGCAGGGCTATCTGCTTGGACGTCCAGGTGAGGCCGACGCAATGATCCCGATGTTGACCCAACAACGCAATGCATCGCTGGACCTTACCAGACCTTACACAAGCTCTTAAGAAACATCCTTTGCGCTGTGAGACCCCTTAAGTGACCAAACATGCGAGCGACGAGACCGATTTCCGCCGCGCCGCAGAGCTACAAAACAGCGGCGACAGCGCGGGTGCGTTCGCGCTGTATCGCAAGCTCTATCCTCGTCACCAAAAAAGCCCGGAATTTTTGATCCACATGGCCATCTGCGCCGTGAGCCTGCACAAGTTCGAGCAAGCGCGCAAACTGGCGCAAAGCATTTTGCGGCTGCGCCCCGATGCGGGATCGGCGTACAACGTGCTTGGTGTCGTGGCGATGCGTGAAAACGACTTAGCCACGGCCGCAAAGCATTTCGGCGATTTCGTCGCCCATGCCCCCGCTCATGCCGATGCGCGCCTCAATTTGGCCGAGGCGCTGAACAAGTTGAACCGCGCCGAACAGGCTGCCGAACATCAGCGCCGCGCATGCGAACTGGCCCCCACCCGCGCCGATACCTTTTACCTCTATGCCACCACCTTGCGCGCACTCGGCCGCAAGGACGAGGCCATCCGCAACTTTCGCCGTGCATTGGAACTGAACCCCGACTACGCCGGGGCTTGGAAGATGCTGGCTGAATTGCGCGCCTTGGCCCCCGCAGACATCCCAACCATGACAGCTGCGTTGGAACGCCTCAGTGGTCACGATGAAGAGCAAGCGAAACTCCATTTCGCCCTCGCCACCCAGTTCGATCAAAACAAAGTTTACGATCAAGCCTTTAAGCATTTGGACGCGGGCAACGGTCTGGTCCGTAAAGCCTTGAACTACGATGTCGCCAAGGACGAGTGGCTGATGTCAAACATTGCCACAACGTTCGACGCCGGATGGATGGAGCGCTTCGCCTCCAAAGGCTTGGATAGCCCCCGCCCGATCTTCATCGTCGGCATGCCGCGTTCCGGCACCACCTTGGTCGAACAGATTTTGGCTGGCCATTCGGACGTTTACGCCGGTGATGAACTGTCGTTTTTGGCCGAGGCGATCACCGCACACGGAGAGTATCCCACGGCCGTGCGCAAATGGACGCAAAAGACACTGCATGCCATCGGTAAACGTTATCTCAGCGCTCTGGATAATCTGAACGCCGACTGTCCCCACGTCACCGACAAGATGCCCAGCAACTTCCTTTACCTCGGTGTGATACGCGCAATTTTCCCCAATGCGCGCATCCTCCACTGCATGCGCGATCCGATCGACACTTGTTTGGGCAATTACCGCCAGATGTTCACCGTCGGCCAGCACTTTTCCTACGATCAACGCGATCTGGCACGTTATTTCAAAGCCTACCAAACCCTCATGGAGCACTGGCGCTCGTTGTTCGGCGCGGCGATTTTGGATGTGCGATACGAAGACGTGGTGCAAGCGCCCGAACAACAGGCGCGCAGGATCGTGGCCCATTGCGGATTGGATTGGCAGGACGGCTGCATCGATCTGACAGCATCAAAGCGCGCCGTCTACACCGCCAGCGCCGCACAGGTGCGCGACGGCATCCACACCGAATATCTGGAACGTTGGCGCCCCTATGCGCCCCACATTCAGGTACTCATCGATGGATTGTCGGCTTAAGAGGTAACTGCGGGCTGATTTTTCTTCGGTGCGGTGGGAATCAAAGCCAGCGCTACCCAAAACGCGATATTCACCACCGGCACCCACATCAACAGCGCCAAGATCGGATGCTTTGCGGCATTGCGCAATCGGCGCGCGGCGACGTTGCCCAGATAGAGTCCGGCCACCAGCGACATCCCCAACTGAGCCTTCCACACGTTTTCTGCACTCAACGAACGGACAATTTCGAAATACAAGTAGCCCAACACCGCCGCACCGACGAAATAAAACAGCACGAAGTGAAAGCGTTCCAAGGTCGCGCAGGTTTTGCGCTCAACCAGCGCGCCCGGCACCGTTCCCACCACGGCCGCCAAGACGTCGAAGCTGAAGTAAAAGTTCGTGATGCCATCGATCAAAGTGCTTACGTCCACGCCGAAAAGTCCTTGCCCGTGATTGTTTACGCGTGTGTATCGGTGATGTGTGCGGCCCACTCATACCCGAGCTTTGCGCCTATGGATAATAATAAAATTGTGACACCCGGCCATTATTTGAAAACGGTGCCTGATTTTCGACGGACAACCGCACAACGACGCCTTAGCGTTTGTGCAGGATCGACAAGGAGAAATCAGCCATGATCTTCGAGCACAAAACCGTTTTCATCTCCGGCGCCAATCGCGGTATCGGCAAAGCCCTGGTGGCGGCGCTGTTGCAACGCGGCGCCGAAAAAGTCTACGCCGCAGCGCGCAACACCGCCACCATAGCCGACTATGGTGACACGCGCGTGGTGCCCGTCGCGCTGGACATCACACACCCTGATCAGGTCCGCGCCGCCGCCGAGATGGCGGCGGATACCGACATTCTGATCAACAACGCCGGCGCCGCGACCTATGCCAGCGCCATGAGCGGTTCTCTGGATGATGCCAAGCGGGACATGGACATCAACTGCTTCGGTACCCTCGACATGATGCGCGCCTTCGTCCCGGTTCTGGAAAGTAAATCCGACGGCGCCATCGTCAACGTGGTGTCCATCGCGGCGTTCGTGAACTTCCCGTTTCTGGGTGGCTACTCGGCTTCCAAAGCGGCGCTGTTTTCCCTCACCCAAGGGGCGCGCTTGGAACTCGCGGCCAAAGGCATCGCCGTGCACAGCGTCAATCCCGGCCCCATCGACACCGACATGACCAAGGACATCGCCATGGACAAGACCAGCCCGGACGTGACCGCCCGTGCCATTCTCGACGGATTGCAGGCCGGTCAGTTGGACTTTTCCCCCGACCCCACCGGCCAAACGATGTTCGAAACCTGGCGCAAAGATTATCGCGCCCTGGAAGGCATGGTTGCGGATATGATGGCGGGAGCATGAACATGCAGGCAGGGAACGCTCACATGATCTCGGACCAGGAACGGCGCGAATACTATCGCGCTTTCAGCCACAAGAATGCCGCCTACGAGGGGGTGTTTTACGCCGGCATCAAAACCACCGGGATCTTTTGCCGCCCGACCTGCCCGGCGCGCAAAGCCAAGTTGGACAATTGCGAGTTCTTCAAATCCGCCCAGGAGGCGTTGCTGGCCGGATACCGCCAATGCAAACGCTGCCAGCCGTTGTCGCACCCGGGCGAAGCCTCGGAACTCATCAAACGGCTCGTCGACGCGGTCGAGGCCGAACCAGACAAGCGTTGGAAAGACGCCGATTTCCGCGCCTTGTCGGTGGACGCCTCGACCGTGCGGCGACAGTTTAAAAAGCGCTTCGGCATGACCTTCGTTGCGTATGCCCGCGCCCGGCGCATGGGACTGGCGTTGCAAAACATCCGCAACGGCAGTTCGGTGATCGAAGCGCAGCTGGACGTCGGATACGAATCCGACAGCGGCTTTCGCGACGCCTTTTCACGCATCATGGGCGCGGCGCCCAGCGCTGGGACACACCGCGCATTGAAAGCCGAATGGCTCGACACCCCGCTCGGGCCGATGATCGCCATGTGTGATGATGCAGCGCTGTATTTGTTGGAATTCGTCGATCGTCGAGGATTGGAGCGTGAGATCGAACGCCTGCGCAAAAGCCAATCCGCCGCCATCGTGCCGGGTCGCACCGCCATCACCGACACCCTGGACGCCGAATTGAAAGACTATTTTTCCGGCACACTTTCGACCTTCACCATCCCGCTTGCCGACATCGGCAGTGCGTTTCAGAAATCCGTTTGGGCTGAACTTAAGCGCATCCCTTACGGCACAACGTGGTCTTATACGGATTTGGCGCAATCGTTGGGCCGCCCCACGGCAGCGCGCGCGGTGGCCGCCGCCAACGGCCGTAACCAAATCGCCATCGTCATCCCCTGTCACCGGGTGGTCAATATGGACGGACAACTGGGCGGCTACAGTGGCGGCATCGCCCGCAAAAAATGGCTGATCGAACATGAGGCCCGGCACGCATAAAAGGGCGGCCCGTGAGGACCGCCCTTTTCATCGATGCCGCTGAGTGGCGAGGTCTTAGTTGACCTTCGCGTCCAGCTCGCCGGATTCGTACTTCTCGAACATGGTTTCGAGAGACATCGGCTTGATTTTGCTGGCTTGACCGGCCGCGCCGAACGCTTCGTAGCGGTTCTTGCAGATGTCGGTCATGCCCTTGGTGGCTTCGGCCAGGAACTTGCGCGGGTCGAAGTTGGACTTGTTTTCCTCCAAGTGCTTACGGATCGAGCCCGTAGACGCCATGCGCAGGTCGGTGTCGATGTTGACCTTGCGCACACCCGACTTGATGCCTTCGACGATTTCCTCGACCGGAACGCCATAGGTTTGGCCCATGTCCCCGCCGTAATCGTTGATGATCTTCAGCCAGTCCTGGGGGACCGAGCTGGAGCCGTGCATGACCAGGTGAACGGTCGGGATGCGGGCGTTGATTTCCTTGACGCGGTCGATGCGCAAGATGGCGCCGGTCGGCTTTTTGGTGAACTTGTACGCACCGTGAGACGTGCCGATGGCGATCGCCAGGGCGTCGACGTTGGTCTTCTTGACGAAGTCCGCGGCCTCGTCGGGGTCGGTCAGCATCTGGTCCATTTCCAGCTTGCCTTCGGCGCCGATGCCGTCTTCTTCACCCGCTTCGCCGGTTTCCAAGGAACCGAGGCAGCCGAGCTCACCTTCGACCGACACGCCGCAAGCATGCGCCATGTCGACCACGCGACGCGTGGTGTCGACGTTGTACTCGTAGGACGACGGGGTTTTGCCGTCGGACATCAACGAGCCGTCCATCATCACCGAGCTGAAGCCTGACTGGATGGAACGCTGACACACCGCGGGGCTGGTGCCGTGGTCTTGGTGCATGCAAACCGGAATGTGCGGATAGGCTTCCAACGCACCCAAGATCAGGTGACGCAGGAACGGCTCGCCGGCGTACTTACGCGCACCGGCGGAACCTTGCAGGATCACGGGGCTGTCGACAGCGTCGGCGGCTTCCATGATGGCTTTCACCTGTTCCATGTTGTTGACGTTAAACGCGGGCAGGCCGTAGCCGTTTTCCGCAGCGTGGTCGAGAAGCTGGCGCAAGGATACGAGGGCCATAAATCTCTACTCCCTTCTGATGTTAAGTTGCTATTCGATTACAGGCGCGCTTTGGCTTCTGCAACCACATTTTCAGCCGTGATACCGAAGTGCTTGTACAGCTCGCCAGCCGGTGCCGAAGCGCCGAAACCGGTCATGCCGACGAAGCCGCCGTCGGTACCCAGATACTTGTCCCAGCCGAAGCGCATCGCGGCTTCGACACCAACCTTGACGGTGCCTTCACCCAGAACACTGGCCTTGTAGGCGTCGTCTTGTGCGTCGAACAGTTCCCAGCACGGCATCGACACGACCGCAGTCGGAACGCCTTCACCTTGCAGGGTTGCACGCGCCGCCATGGCGATTTCGACTTCCGAACCGGTCGCCATCAGCGTGACCTTGCGGGCGCCGCCTTCGGCTTCGGCCAGAACGTAAGCGCCCTTGGCACACAGGTTTTCGTCCGTGTGGGTGGTGCGCTGCGGTTCCAAACCTTGACGGGTCAGGATCATGCCCGTCGGGGTCTTTTCAGCCGCCAACGCAACAGCCCAGCATTCTGCCGTTTCCACAACGTCGCACGGACGCATGGTGTAGAAGTTGGGCATCGAACGCAACATTGCCAGCGTTTCTACGGGCTGGTGGGTCGGACCGTCTTCGCCCAGGCCGATGGAATCGTGGGTCAGAACGTACACGACGCGCTTTTCCATCAATGCCGACAGACGGATACCGCCCATCATGTAGTTGGCGAACACCGCAAACGTACCGGCGTAGGGAATGAAACCGCCGTGCAGGCTCAAACCGTTCATCACCGCCGACATGGCATGCTCGCGCACGCCGTAGTGGATGTAACGGCCGGAGAAGTCGACGTTCGTCACAGACGGCGTGGACGGGGTCTTGGTGTTGACCGAACCGGTCAAATCGGCGGAACCGCCGATCATTTCCGGAACGGCTGCGGTCAAGACTTCCAGGACTTTGCCCGAAGCTTGGCGGGTGGCCAGCTTGGGGTGGTCCGCGGCGGTCTTTTTCTTGAATTCGTTCAGCGCGTCTTCCCAACCGGCGGGCAGCTTGCCGGCGTCTGTGCGCACGAATTCGGCCTTGGTGGCGTCGTCGAGCTTGTTCAGACGGCCTTCCCAGGCTTCACGGTCGGCGGAGTTGCGGGCCATGGCCGAACGCCAGGCTTCGAGGATGTTTTGGGGAACTTCAAACGGGCCCGCGTGCCAGCCTAGGCCTTCGCGCATGCCTTTGATTTCCTCATCGCCCAGCGGTGCGCCGTGGGTGTCGTGGGTACCGGCTTTGGTCGGCGCGCCGTAACCGATGGTGGTTTTGCATGCGATCAAGGACGGTTTGTCGGACTTGCGGGCCTTGGCGATGGCCGCTTCGATGGCCGCGGGGTCGTGGCCGTCGATCTGCTGGGTGTCCCACTGCGACGCTTCGAAGCGGGCGCACTGGTTGTCCGACAGGGTCAGGTTGGTGTTGCCGTCGATGCAAATTTCGTTGTCGTCCCACAACACGATCAGCTTGTTCAGCTTCAGGTGGCCGGCCATGGAAATGGCTTCCTGGGAGATGCCTTCCATCAAGCAACCGTCGCCCGCGATGGTGTAGGTGTAGTGATCGACGATGTCGTCGCCGTAACGCGCGGCCTGCATCTTTTCCGCCAGCGCCATGCCGACGGCGGTGGTGATGCCCTGGCCCAACGGACCGGTGGTGGTTTCGATGCCGTCCACGTGGCCGTATTCCGGGTGACCGGCGGTCTTGGAGCCCATCTGACGGAAATTGCGAATGTCGTCGATGGTGATGTCTTCAACGCCCGAGAGATACAGCAGCGAGTACATCAGCATGGAACCGTGACCGGCCGACAGCACGAAGCGGTCGCGATCGGCCCACTTGGTGTGGCGCGGGTCGAATTTCATGAATTTGGTGTAAAGCACCGTCGCCACGTCGGCCATGCCCATGGGCATGCCGGGGTGGCCCGACTTGGCGGCCTGCACCGCGTCGACGGACAGGAAACGGATGGCGTTGGCCATTTCGTTGTGGGTTGCGGTCATTGGATGTCACTCCTCCCGAGTTAGATCTTTATTGCGTTAAATGGCGTGGTGGCCAAGGGCGGCCTTGACCATGTGGTAGGTGATTAACAGTTCAGAAAGCGCCAGCGGATGGCTGAGCGCGGTATGATTTTCGGCGTCGCGGAACTGGCCGACGTTTTCACGCAGGTGTTGGGCTTCGGGGATCAGGTTCCACAACAGATCCTCGACCGCCTTGGCGCGCTTGTCGGATAGGTCGCCGTGAATATCGAGCACATCCACCGGCTTGCCGTCGATGTCGCGCGCCAGCTCCAAACGAAAGCCCTTTTTCGCCGCGTCCAGAACCGGCGTGAGGTCCGGGTGCGGCAAGGTCGGGCGCAAGGTGTGGCGTACGTTCAAATGCGCACCGGTTTCCGAATGGTTGCTTTCGGGCGGATAGAACGACACCACCATGTCGGCGAAGGTGCGCTGCGGTTGAATGTAGTTGAGGCTGTCCTCGACGCGCTTTTCGATGATTTCCGAGACCCGCTCTTCCGAATAACCGCGCACCCGGGTGTCGCGCTGCATCTTCCATTTGATGCGCAGGTCTTCGTCGGGCTCGAGATAGATTTTGACGTCGTAGCAATCGCGCATGGCGCGGGTGGCGTAGCCCATCAGGCCTTCCAAGATGATGTATTCTTTGGGCTCGACATACTGGCATTGGCTGAAGGTGCCGTGCACGTGGTCGTACGTGGGCTTGAGGATCGGCTGTCCTTCGCGCAGCAACTGAATGTGCTGTTCCAAGATGTCGATGTGGTTGGCTTCCGGGTCCAACGCGGTGATGCCCAGCTTGGCGCGATCGCCGCGGTCGTATTTGTGATAATCGTCGGTGCACAGGTTGACCACGCGATCGGGGCCGAGAATCCCAGCGATGCCGTCGGCAATGGTGCTCTTGCCCGACGCGCTGTCGCCAACGATGCCCAAGATGATCGGCCGGGTGATGATGCGTTTGAATGGCATGCTGTGCGTAATCCCTTCTGGCGTCCGTTAAACACGCGGCTCGAGGTTGTGCCACGTGGTCAGCAGTTGGCGGCGACGGCACGCACCGTCTTTGCCACTCCCCGAAAGCAGCAGCGATTGCGTGCGTTCCATGTCGCCTTCGCGCTGAACGCCTTCGAACAACAATCCGGTGGTGATGCCGGTGGCGGTGAAATGCACATTGTCCGATTTCACCAAGTCGTTCACCCCCATCCATGCGGTGGTGTTCAGCCCGGCTTTCGAAACGGCGGCTTTTTCCGTGGTCAACTGCGGATCGATGCGCATCATGAATTCGCCGCCGAGCGCGCGAATCGCCACCGCCGACAACATGCCTTCGCGTGTTCCGCCGGTGCCCATCAAGGCATCGATACCGGACTTAGCGCCAAAACCGGGCATTGCCGCCATCAGTGCCCCGGCGACATCGCCCGCCGGATACAGCGCCACGCGCGCGCCGGCGTTGTGGATTTGGTTGACCAGTTCGCGATGACGCGGCTTTTCCAGGACGAACACGGTGAGTTCGGATACCGGCTTGTCGAGAATCGTCGACAATTGGCCGAGCTTCACCTGCGTCGGCGCGGCGGGGTCGATCTTGCCGCGGGCCTTGGCCGGAGCGGCGAATTTTTCCATATAGAACGCCGGGCCGGGATCGAACAACGACCCTTCCGGGGCCAAAGCCGTCACCGCCATGGCGTTGGTCATGCCGCGCGCCAGATAGGACGTGCCTTCGATGGGGTCGACAACGACGTCGAAACGCGGCTCGCCGGGTTTGCCGCACTTCAATTCGAGCCCCGTGGGCAGTCCGGTTTCGTTGCTGGCGTCGCAATCTTCGCCGATCACCACGCGCCCCGAAAGCGCCAGCTTGTTGAGTTCGGTGCGCATCGCCTCGATGGCGGTCTGAGTCGATTGCCCGCGGTTGCCCCGCCCCACCAGTCCGGCAGCCGCGCGCGCGGCCGCTTCCGTCACACGGCACAGCGCGTAGACGAACAACTGATCATCGCAGCCGGAAACAGCTAGAGACATGAACGTTCCTGATCTGAGTAAAATTCCCGCGCACAAACAGACAAACCGGACACCGCCCTTCTTTGGGCCAAACTCTCAGGCCGTTCCCGAGAGTGTCCGCATACCGTTCTCCGGTCCCCCAAGGGCGGCGACAAATGGGGCGTCCCCCCATGAAGGTAAAACCTTCGTCGCCGTCTCTCGCCCCAGGTCGCCCAAACGACACCCTGTTTCGAGAACCCTTGGCATTTCGGAGAGCTGCGCCTCCCCACGCGCTCATCCAAAATGGACCGGTAACTCCAGACGCCCACCCTATGAGGGAGCCTGGACGGTGGCTATCAAACCCCTTGGTGAGCGTTTATCCAACACCCGGGTGGGGGGCCGCACCGTTTCTTTCGGGTGGCCTATCACCCACCCCAAAGCATGGGGCGGATGGCAAGTCACGCCACCAACTTTCTAGCACACTGATTTAATTGAAATATCAGACATTTCCGCTGGCATTCAGATAGCAAGCCACCGCCTGGGCGCGGTTTTTGACATCGAGTTTTCCATAGAGATTTTTCAGGTGAAACTTGACCGTGTTGAGCGAAATGGTGAGATCGCCCGCGATCTGTTGATTGGTTCGTCCGCGCGCCAAGGACGCCAGCAGCTCTTGCTCGCGCGCCGTCAGGCCTGAGAACGGATCAGATCCGGAACGCGACAAATCCATAAACGGAAACACCATGCGCCCTTCGGACACCGCCAGAACGGTTTCCGCAAGCACCGTCGACGCGTCACACTTGGAACAGAATCCGGCACCGCCGAAGCGCATCACTTGACGCGGAATGTCGGGTGCCGAATTGCCGGTAAAAACGATGATACGCGGTGCGTTTTCGATTTTTTGCAGGGCTTGCAGCACGCCTTGACCATTGAGGTAAGGCATGTTCCAGCCGATGATGCCGACATCGAAACTCAGTCGATCGACGGCTTCCATGAAACGTTCGCCATCGGCCGCCGTGGCGACCAGATTGAATCGGTCGTCCTGGTCGAACAACTGTACCAATCCAGCCAGGATCAGCGGCGATTTGTCTGCGACGACGACCTCGATCGGCTCGCGTTCTTCTTTCTTCAAGTCTTTCACGGATCGCTCCTCAGTCCCAAAGAAGCATGCCGCTCCACCGCCTCGTTCCCCAGCTCCCCCCGGAGCACGCCCATACGGGTAGGTTTCAAACAGATCTACCAGCTTTAGGGACTGAATGTAAAGAACTATACCTACCCGCAGTGCAGCAATTCAACTAACACGCTGATAAGTATGAATTTATATATTACAAAAACGTGATGAACTGCCACACTTTTGAGTTATATCCGGACCATTTTGAGTACTTTTCGACCTGAATCCGTTTACCCACCCGCTCAAAATCATCTTTAGACGCGATATGGGTGAAAAAGCGGGTAGGTCCGAGGGCGAAAACATCGCCCTCGGACCCTTGAAAATCCCAAATTTCCGGCTTTGTCGGCCCTACTTGCGCTTTGGCAGCGTTTGCAGCTTGGCCAACACGTCCTTGATGATCGACGGCGACATGGCCGCCTGCCAGGCCGGCATCTGGTCGCCGGGGTGACCGTGCAGAACCTTGTGCAATGCCTGCCATGGCCGTTCCGTCGCCACCCGGCCCAACGGCGGCATGGTGCGGATGGCCTTGCCTTCGTCACCGTGACACGTCGCACAGAGGGTCAGATAGTACTGGGTGCTGTTGCCCGCCTCGCCGCGCGCCTCTAGAGATCGGGCGTCGATGTATTCGTTCATGTCGACCTGTCCCTGGCTGACGAAGCTGGCGAGGTCGTAGAGGTCGGCGTAGTGCAGTTTGTGGTCCAAGGCGTGAGTTTCGTCTTGCAGGACCTTGATGATCGCGCCGGGATGCGCCCCGACCATGTTGCGGATACCACGCACGCCGTGCGCGCCTTTGTAATCCCATCCATGGCATTCGACGCAGCGCCACGTGCTTGAGCCAGTCTCCACCTTTTCGCCCTTGGGAAACGCCGGATGGGCGTCGCCGGGATACTTGGTGTCGATTTCCGCTGCCCAGTCGTCATAGAGCTTGCCACCCCGGGCGATGGAAAACAGCGGATCGCGCGGCGGCAGACCTTGCACGAACGCT from Magnetovibrio sp. includes the following:
- a CDS encoding sulfotransferase, translated to MTKHASDETDFRRAAELQNSGDSAGAFALYRKLYPRHQKSPEFLIHMAICAVSLHKFEQARKLAQSILRLRPDAGSAYNVLGVVAMRENDLATAAKHFGDFVAHAPAHADARLNLAEALNKLNRAEQAAEHQRRACELAPTRADTFYLYATTLRALGRKDEAIRNFRRALELNPDYAGAWKMLAELRALAPADIPTMTAALERLSGHDEEQAKLHFALATQFDQNKVYDQAFKHLDAGNGLVRKALNYDVAKDEWLMSNIATTFDAGWMERFASKGLDSPRPIFIVGMPRSGTTLVEQILAGHSDVYAGDELSFLAEAITAHGEYPTAVRKWTQKTLHAIGKRYLSALDNLNADCPHVTDKMPSNFLYLGVIRAIFPNARILHCMRDPIDTCLGNYRQMFTVGQHFSYDQRDLARYFKAYQTLMEHWRSLFGAAILDVRYEDVVQAPEQQARRIVAHCGLDWQDGCIDLTASKRAVYTASAAQVRDGIHTEYLERWRPYAPHIQVLIDGLSA
- a CDS encoding SDR family oxidoreductase, with amino-acid sequence MIFEHKTVFISGANRGIGKALVAALLQRGAEKVYAAARNTATIADYGDTRVVPVALDITHPDQVRAAAEMAADTDILINNAGAATYASAMSGSLDDAKRDMDINCFGTLDMMRAFVPVLESKSDGAIVNVVSIAAFVNFPFLGGYSASKAALFSLTQGARLELAAKGIAVHSVNPGPIDTDMTKDIAMDKTSPDVTARAILDGLQAGQLDFSPDPTGQTMFETWRKDYRALEGMVADMMAGA
- a CDS encoding trifunctional transcriptional activator/DNA repair protein Ada/methylated-DNA--[protein]-cysteine S-methyltransferase — protein: MISDQERREYYRAFSHKNAAYEGVFYAGIKTTGIFCRPTCPARKAKLDNCEFFKSAQEALLAGYRQCKRCQPLSHPGEASELIKRLVDAVEAEPDKRWKDADFRALSVDASTVRRQFKKRFGMTFVAYARARRMGLALQNIRNGSSVIEAQLDVGYESDSGFRDAFSRIMGAAPSAGTHRALKAEWLDTPLGPMIAMCDDAALYLLEFVDRRGLEREIERLRKSQSAAIVPGRTAITDTLDAELKDYFSGTLSTFTIPLADIGSAFQKSVWAELKRIPYGTTWSYTDLAQSLGRPTAARAVAAANGRNQIAIVIPCHRVVNMDGQLGGYSGGIARKKWLIEHEARHA
- the fba gene encoding class II fructose-bisphosphate aldolase (catalyzes the reversible aldol condensation of dihydroxyacetonephosphate and glyceraldehyde 3-phosphate in the Calvin cycle, glycolysis, and/or gluconeogenesis), which produces MALVSLRQLLDHAAENGYGLPAFNVNNMEQVKAIMEAADAVDSPVILQGSAGARKYAGEPFLRHLILGALEAYPHIPVCMHQDHGTSPAVCQRSIQSGFSSVMMDGSLMSDGKTPSSYEYNVDTTRRVVDMAHACGVSVEGELGCLGSLETGEAGEEDGIGAEGKLEMDQMLTDPDEAADFVKKTNVDALAIAIGTSHGAYKFTKKPTGAILRIDRVKEINARIPTVHLVMHGSSSVPQDWLKIINDYGGDMGQTYGVPVEEIVEGIKSGVRKVNIDTDLRMASTGSIRKHLEENKSNFDPRKFLAEATKGMTDICKNRYEAFGAAGQASKIKPMSLETMFEKYESGELDAKVN
- the tkt gene encoding transketolase; its protein translation is MTATHNEMANAIRFLSVDAVQAAKSGHPGMPMGMADVATVLYTKFMKFDPRHTKWADRDRFVLSAGHGSMLMYSLLYLSGVEDITIDDIRNFRQMGSKTAGHPEYGHVDGIETTTGPLGQGITTAVGMALAEKMQAARYGDDIVDHYTYTIAGDGCLMEGISQEAISMAGHLKLNKLIVLWDDNEICIDGNTNLTLSDNQCARFEASQWDTQQIDGHDPAAIEAAIAKARKSDKPSLIACKTTIGYGAPTKAGTHDTHGAPLGDEEIKGMREGLGWHAGPFEVPQNILEAWRSAMARNSADREAWEGRLNKLDDATKAEFVRTDAGKLPAGWEDALNEFKKKTAADHPKLATRQASGKVLEVLTAAVPEMIGGSADLTGSVNTKTPSTPSVTNVDFSGRYIHYGVREHAMSAVMNGLSLHGGFIPYAGTFAVFANYMMGGIRLSALMEKRVVYVLTHDSIGLGEDGPTHQPVETLAMLRSMPNFYTMRPCDVVETAECWAVALAAEKTPTGMILTRQGLEPQRTTHTDENLCAKGAYVLAEAEGGARKVTLMATGSEVEIAMAARATLQGEGVPTAVVSMPCWELFDAQDDAYKASVLGEGTVKVGVEAAMRFGWDKYLGTDGGFVGMTGFGASAPAGELYKHFGITAENVVAEAKARL
- a CDS encoding phosphoribulokinase; protein product: MPFKRIITRPIILGIVGDSASGKSTIADGIAGILGPDRVVNLCTDDYHKYDRGDRAKLGITALDPEANHIDILEQHIQLLREGQPILKPTYDHVHGTFSQCQYVEPKEYIILEGLMGYATRAMRDCYDVKIYLEPDEDLRIKWKMQRDTRVRGYSEERVSEIIEKRVEDSLNYIQPQRTFADMVVSFYPPESNHSETGAHLNVRHTLRPTLPHPDLTPVLDAAKKGFRLELARDIDGKPVDVLDIHGDLSDKRAKAVEDLLWNLIPEAQHLRENVGQFRDAENHTALSHPLALSELLITYHMVKAALGHHAI
- a CDS encoding fructose-bisphosphatase class II family protein, which gives rise to MSLAVSGCDDQLFVYALCRVTEAAARAAAGLVGRGNRGQSTQTAIEAMRTELNKLALSGRVVIGEDCDASNETGLPTGLELKCGKPGEPRFDVVVDPIEGTSYLARGMTNAMAVTALAPEGSLFDPGPAFYMEKFAAPAKARGKIDPAAPTQVKLGQLSTILDKPVSELTVFVLEKPRHRELVNQIHNAGARVALYPAGDVAGALMAAMPGFGAKSGIDALMGTGGTREGMLSAVAIRALGGEFMMRIDPQLTTEKAAVSKAGLNTTAWMGVNDLVKSDNVHFTATGITTGLLFEGVQREGDMERTQSLLLSGSGKDGACRRRQLLTTWHNLEPRV
- a CDS encoding response regulator transcription factor, whose translation is MKDLKKEEREPIEVVVADKSPLILAGLVQLFDQDDRFNLVATAADGERFMEAVDRLSFDVGIIGWNMPYLNGQGVLQALQKIENAPRIIVFTGNSAPDIPRQVMRFGGAGFCSKCDASTVLAETVLAVSEGRMVFPFMDLSRSGSDPFSGLTAREQELLASLARGRTNQQIAGDLTISLNTVKFHLKNLYGKLDVKNRAQAVACYLNASGNV